ATGAAAACTTTTATCAAAACTTTTATAGCAGGATTAATCATATTTACCGTAATCTTAGTCCCCATTCGTTGGGGACTAAGTCTTGTAGGCGAAACCAGGGTATTCAGCGGAACAGAAAACCTCATGGAAGACATGCCCTCCCTGGTGGATCCGGACAGCCCGTTTTTTGAGGCATTTAAAGACAAGAAAAGAGTAAACATCCTGATGCTGGGCGTAAATGACGGAATGACCGACACCATCATGCTGGGAAGCTATGATCTGGACGCACAGCACGTTGACGTAATCTCAATACCGCGTGATACATATTATCCCAGAGAGGGAGCTAAGAGTGCCGCGGCAAAGAAGATCAACGCCATTTACAATGTAAACAAGGCGGTGGGAACTGCGGCAGCGGTCAGTGACGTGCTGTTCGGAATGCCGATCAACTACTATGTTGTCATTGATTATGATGTCGTGCGCAAGGTTGTTGATTCCATGGGCGGAGTGCCTATGAACATTACATTCCACATGCACTACACCGATCCGTACGACAAACCCCCGCTCAAGATTGATATTGCTGAAGGCTATCAGGTTCTTAACGGTGACAAAGCAGTGCAGTTCCTCCGCTTCCGTAAGGGCAACGGCGGATATGCCGGCTATCCTGAAGGAGATATCGGAAGAATCAAAGCACAGCAGGAATTTGTCAAATCAGCATTTCGCCAGGCGCTCGGCCTCAGTCTTCCAAAAGTTGCTGCGACCACGCTGGAAAATGTAGATTCTGATCTGCCTCTTTCAATGGCAGCAAAACTTGCGGGAAAGGCTGTCAGACTGGACGGAGAGGATATGCAAACCTATATGCTTCCTGGAAAGTCAGGGACGAAGGATGGTTTGTCCTATTGGTTCGCCGATGAGGATGAGATCGAAAACATGTTGATGGAAATCTATAATACCGTCCCGGAAAATCCGGAAACAGACGGTGAACAAGAAAATAATATGTAACAAAAAAATAATATAGGGAATTATGGTTCCCTATTTATTTTTTTTGCAAAAAGGTATAAAATATAACGACTAATGGATATGCTAGAATGATAATTTGACCTAAAATTGACTTTTGACGTTGGCAGCAGCCCAAATTTAAATTAGCAGCAATATTCTGAGTAACGGGGGAAAGAGAGATAACGTAAATATGGGAACAGAGATTAAAAATAACAGCAACAACGAGGCAAATAGGACCGGGAGCGCAGGCTCAGGGAATAAAAGCAATCAAACAAGTCAAAAAAACAAGCAGGTAACGCCGGCACTGAGCTTTGTCAGAACCTTCTTGCTCGCATTCGTCGTATTTGTATTACTATGTATACCGGGAATGTCAATTTTTGGTGAGGTTTCCGACTACAATCCGTTCGATCCGGAGGGGGACGATGTGGTTCTAAGGGAGCAGTTTCCGACGATCGTAGATGAAAACAGTCCTTTTTTTGATGCCTTTTCAGATAAAAACAGAGTCAACATTCTACTTCTTGGGGTAAATGGTGGGTTGACGGATACGATCATGCTGGCCAGCTTTGATACCGATGCAAAACACGTGGATCTGATCTCTGTGCCGAGGGACACCTATTATCACAGGGAAGGCTACAATAGTGACGGCGAGAACAAGATCAATGCTGCCTACCGAAAGGATCCGGTAAACACCGCCAAAGCAGTCAGTGAAGTTCTTTTGGGAATGCCGATCAACTACTATGTTGTGGTCGATTACAATGGCGTTGCCAAAATCGTAGATGCCATGGGGGGCGTTCCCATGGACATCAAATTCGACATGAAATACAGCGACCCTTATGATAAACCGCCACTGAACATCAATATAAAAAAGGGATATCAAGTCCTGGACGGAAAGACATCGGTTCAATTTCTCAGATATCGAAAAGGATACCTTGAAGGAGATATCGGACGTGTAAAGGCACAGCAAGAGTTTATGAAGTCTGCGTTTAAACAATCCATAGGCTTCGATCTGCCGAAGATCGCAAAGACGGTATTTGAAAATGTGAAATCAGACATCAATCTTGGAACTGCTACTAAATTAGCAAAGAATGCAATGGGAATCTCCGCTGAGGATATTGAAACCTACATGATTCCTGCAACACCGCTTCCTGATCCGCCGTTCTATGTGATACCGAACGCAGAAGGAATTGCGGAAATGATAAACAAGATCTACTCGATCGAACCGAAGACAACTACGGAAGCAGCCATTACGCAGTAGCTGCTTCCAATCTCTTTCGATATGTGCAGAGAGCCCGGTGAAATGTGAAAATAGGGCTTTCTGTAACACCTTTCAATAGAAGCTTTCATCATGATAAACTCAGCAAACTCTTATAAATCTTAGCAAACTCAGTTAACTCAATAAATCTTAATAAACCCGATAAAACTCAATAAACTAAATAAAA
This genomic window from Clostridiales bacterium contains:
- a CDS encoding LytR family transcriptional regulator, producing MKTFIKTFIAGLIIFTVILVPIRWGLSLVGETRVFSGTENLMEDMPSLVDPDSPFFEAFKDKKRVNILMLGVNDGMTDTIMLGSYDLDAQHVDVISIPRDTYYPREGAKSAAAKKINAIYNVNKAVGTAAAVSDVLFGMPINYYVVIDYDVVRKVVDSMGGVPMNITFHMHYTDPYDKPPLKIDIAEGYQVLNGDKAVQFLRFRKGNGGYAGYPEGDIGRIKAQQEFVKSAFRQALGLSLPKVAATTLENVDSDLPLSMAAKLAGKAVRLDGEDMQTYMLPGKSGTKDGLSYWFADEDEIENMLMEIYNTVPENPETDGEQENNM
- a CDS encoding LytR family transcriptional regulator; translated protein: MGTEIKNNSNNEANRTGSAGSGNKSNQTSQKNKQVTPALSFVRTFLLAFVVFVLLCIPGMSIFGEVSDYNPFDPEGDDVVLREQFPTIVDENSPFFDAFSDKNRVNILLLGVNGGLTDTIMLASFDTDAKHVDLISVPRDTYYHREGYNSDGENKINAAYRKDPVNTAKAVSEVLLGMPINYYVVVDYNGVAKIVDAMGGVPMDIKFDMKYSDPYDKPPLNINIKKGYQVLDGKTSVQFLRYRKGYLEGDIGRVKAQQEFMKSAFKQSIGFDLPKIAKTVFENVKSDINLGTATKLAKNAMGISAEDIETYMIPATPLPDPPFYVIPNAEGIAEMINKIYSIEPKTTTEAAITQ